A window from Pokkaliibacter sp. MBI-7 encodes these proteins:
- a CDS encoding 6-hydroxymethylpterin diphosphokinase MptE-like protein gives MLRNISQQIHEDGEAQEAIEALLAQTFADRKQRNLAALAQYYPQLLDHVHVGFSEDCLSVFCTKASQPNLVDFASGRCWYGVDGETEIAREVEAYLSNAFKINLHDDEVIAPPEALSHYGGTTFVDVRSWCEQRVSPDPLPHTVPLLICFGLGLGTYLDLFDRARSVEAYLVYEPSVDVFNTSLQTYDWAGFFERAIGQGKKVYLQVGNNAGSLDDDLKYIKSAHGIEEAFVYRHSCHPEMDACYQYLISRHYRWSDLIEGKVGLYPFHHPLDDVPPRSEDIYHLCRPTVNAEEQEKWREAKMRFFNNIQAFMQYYPNIAEAFYSYTPIAWHLFLGKDGCWNMYNSSRGVALYGFNASEVVDHEVEWFRKFPNKEDALLDNTGGKLWWYRHFFYVNQFRRMCRSDERRLSSMPDYVPGLILLGMGLGYQLQSLSQLHSLQNIYICEPNHDFFYASLYVVDWDSILFSTDKNGGRCYLNLGDDGSHLSSDLVGQFSRIGVYNVVNAYIYQSYYHPVLQKAAFDLRNELRVLVSMGEYFEHAAYGLSHMQQVFAQGRTYLARRDISSQCPDNLNVPVIVVGNGPSLDENISFLKSNRERFIVVSCGTSLKPLYKSGIKPDFHAEVEQTYCTYKWISSIKDDDYLSDIVLLTINGIHPETAKLFGSVAMALKVGEGSTHAYAKSVCPESEFLSVEYSFPTVSNCALALLSHFGFKEVYLMGVDLGYITPGEHHSKLSDYYVETSEGSRLEVYDFAKAHGMIAVPGNFRDYVYSKHEFRISAQIIERLLSYSPHLQCFNCSDGARINGAIPMKTGDIAVPEEFDRQQWMSDFLQRGFHQPERSLGLFTGLNEYYDSMMFHADVRAFLSWLKQQDITSRKELELFSVKQREIFSQSLIRNRSLFFYFYWGSMSYITALIMKLGYLVDDEALCMEKVNQGIGLWIAYVEDTYQRYVIYPEKVESTNVVNPNW, from the coding sequence ATGCTAAGGAATATAAGCCAGCAAATTCATGAAGATGGTGAGGCTCAAGAAGCCATCGAGGCTTTACTTGCTCAGACTTTTGCGGATAGAAAACAGCGTAATCTAGCGGCTTTAGCTCAATACTACCCTCAGCTATTAGATCATGTGCATGTAGGATTTTCAGAAGACTGCTTGTCGGTTTTCTGTACTAAGGCTTCACAACCCAACCTGGTAGACTTTGCGTCGGGCCGATGCTGGTACGGCGTTGATGGTGAAACTGAAATCGCTCGTGAGGTTGAAGCTTATTTAAGCAATGCGTTCAAAATCAATCTGCATGACGATGAGGTAATAGCTCCGCCAGAAGCGCTGAGTCACTATGGCGGTACAACTTTTGTGGATGTACGGTCCTGGTGCGAGCAGCGAGTCAGTCCAGACCCTTTGCCACATACTGTGCCGCTGTTGATTTGCTTTGGCCTAGGGTTAGGTACTTATCTGGACTTGTTTGATAGAGCTCGCTCAGTAGAGGCTTATCTTGTCTATGAGCCTTCTGTTGATGTATTTAACACCTCTCTTCAGACTTATGACTGGGCAGGTTTTTTTGAGAGAGCGATAGGACAGGGAAAAAAGGTATATCTTCAAGTCGGAAATAATGCCGGGTCACTGGATGACGATTTAAAGTATATAAAATCAGCTCATGGTATCGAAGAAGCCTTCGTCTATAGACATAGTTGCCATCCTGAGATGGATGCATGCTATCAATATTTGATTTCTCGTCATTATCGTTGGAGCGACCTCATAGAAGGTAAGGTGGGTTTATACCCATTCCACCATCCTTTGGATGATGTTCCACCTCGCAGTGAAGATATATATCATTTATGTCGTCCAACTGTGAATGCTGAAGAACAGGAGAAGTGGCGTGAAGCAAAAATGCGCTTCTTCAACAACATCCAGGCATTCATGCAGTACTATCCAAATATTGCTGAAGCATTTTATAGTTACACTCCGATAGCGTGGCATCTTTTTCTTGGTAAAGACGGATGCTGGAATATGTATAACTCCAGTCGGGGTGTTGCATTATATGGTTTCAATGCCAGTGAAGTGGTAGATCATGAAGTAGAATGGTTCAGGAAATTTCCGAATAAAGAAGATGCGTTGCTTGATAATACTGGAGGCAAGCTTTGGTGGTATAGGCATTTCTTCTATGTGAATCAGTTCAGAAGAATGTGCAGGTCCGATGAGCGCAGACTCTCTTCAATGCCGGATTATGTGCCTGGCCTGATATTACTTGGAATGGGGTTGGGTTATCAGCTTCAGTCCCTGAGTCAGCTGCACTCTTTACAAAATATCTATATTTGTGAGCCTAATCACGACTTCTTTTATGCATCGCTGTATGTTGTTGATTGGGATTCGATACTATTTTCAACCGACAAAAATGGTGGACGTTGCTATCTTAATTTAGGTGATGATGGTTCACATTTATCTTCCGATCTGGTTGGTCAGTTTTCTAGAATTGGTGTTTATAACGTTGTAAATGCCTACATTTATCAATCTTACTACCACCCTGTGTTGCAGAAGGCCGCCTTTGATCTGCGCAATGAGCTTAGGGTCTTGGTATCAATGGGTGAATATTTCGAACATGCGGCTTATGGCCTTAGCCATATGCAGCAAGTTTTCGCTCAAGGGCGCACATATCTTGCTAGAAGAGATATTTCTTCTCAATGTCCCGATAATCTGAATGTCCCAGTGATCGTTGTGGGCAATGGTCCATCATTAGATGAAAACATATCCTTTTTGAAATCGAATCGTGAGCGGTTCATTGTGGTTTCCTGTGGGACCTCATTAAAACCATTGTATAAAAGTGGTATTAAGCCTGATTTTCATGCGGAAGTTGAACAGACCTATTGCACTTATAAATGGATAAGCTCCATCAAGGATGATGATTATCTCTCTGATATTGTGTTGCTCACAATTAATGGTATCCATCCTGAGACTGCCAAATTGTTTGGTTCTGTCGCTATGGCTCTCAAAGTAGGTGAGGGCTCAACACATGCCTATGCAAAAAGTGTTTGTCCTGAGTCTGAGTTCCTGTCAGTCGAATATTCTTTCCCCACAGTATCGAACTGTGCATTAGCTCTACTGTCACATTTCGGATTCAAAGAAGTTTATTTAATGGGAGTGGATCTGGGCTATATCACTCCTGGCGAACATCACTCCAAACTTTCCGATTACTATGTGGAGACTTCTGAAGGGAGTCGGCTGGAGGTTTACGACTTCGCGAAGGCTCATGGGATGATTGCGGTACCCGGAAACTTTCGCGACTATGTTTATTCCAAACATGAGTTTCGTATTTCAGCCCAGATTATTGAGCGCCTGTTGTCTTATTCGCCACATTTACAATGTTTTAATTGCAGTGACGGTGCGAGAATCAATGGTGCAATACCGATGAAGACAGGTGATATTGCCGTTCCGGAAGAGTTTGACCGACAGCAGTGGATGTCAGATTTTTTGCAGAGAGGGTTTCATCAGCCGGAGCGGTCTTTGGGGCTGTTTACGGGGCTGAATGAATATTATGACAGCATGATGTTTCACGCAGATGTAAGAGCTTTTCTGAGCTGGCTCAAGCAGCAAGATATCACCTCCAGGAAAGAGCTGGAGTTATTTTCGGTTAAGCAAAGAGAAATTTTTAGCCAGTCCCTGATTAGAAATCGCTCATTATTTTTCTATTTTTACTGGGGTAGCATGAGTTATATAACTGCTTTGATAATGAAGCTGGGCTATCTTGTAGATGATGAAGCGCTATGTATGGAGAAAGTAAACCAGGGTATTGGTTTGTGGATCGCATATGTTGAAGATACTTATCAAAGATATGTGATTTACCCTGAGAAAGTAGAATCTACCAATGTTGTGAATCCCAATTGGTAA
- the fliS gene encoding flagellar export chaperone FliS, translated as MYQNAIQAYKKVGVTNVVADADPHRVIQMLYQGLLENMAYAKGCIERKDMAGKGKHLSKSMSIIFALQSALDMEVGEISLNLYNLYDYMHRQLTDVLVRNDAKKIDEVVSLLVPIKMAWDKIPDEEKQRGYKMREEKGQFRSSASGHV; from the coding sequence ATGTATCAGAATGCTATCCAAGCGTATAAAAAGGTTGGTGTCACTAACGTGGTTGCTGATGCTGACCCTCACCGCGTTATCCAAATGCTTTATCAAGGCCTGTTGGAGAATATGGCCTACGCCAAAGGCTGTATTGAAAGAAAAGATATGGCTGGGAAGGGGAAGCACCTTTCTAAATCTATGTCCATTATTTTTGCACTTCAGTCAGCGCTGGATATGGAAGTTGGTGAAATTTCATTAAATCTCTACAATCTTTACGATTATATGCACCGGCAACTAACAGATGTGCTGGTGCGTAATGATGCGAAGAAAATCGATGAGGTTGTCTCACTGCTAGTACCGATAAAAATGGCCTGGGACAAAATTCCTGACGAAGAGAAACAGCGTGGTTATAAGATGCGTGAAGAAAAAGGGCAGTTCCGCTCCTCAGCATCTGGCCATGTTTGA